Proteins from a genomic interval of Zingiber officinale cultivar Zhangliang chromosome 2A, Zo_v1.1, whole genome shotgun sequence:
- the LOC122043959 gene encoding cysteine proteinase inhibitor 1-like, whose product MKSFSLILLLPLLLLLICNVDATSGGWKPIGDLQDPHIIDIAKFAVDEHNKEATSQLRLVSVVKGETQVVAGMNYRIVLKAGVVGAKVNVYEAVVWEKEWEKFRKLISFDLRWTQN is encoded by the coding sequence ATGAAATCCTTTTCCCtcattcttctccttcctcttcttttacTCCTCATCTGCAATGTCGACGCTACTTCCGGCGGTTGGAAGCCGATCGGGGACCTCCAAGACCCCCACATCATTGACATCGCCAAGTTTGCCGTCGACGAGCACAACAAGGAGGCGACGAGCCAACTGAGACTCGTCAGCGTGGTCAAGGGGGAGACTCAGGTGGTGGCAGGCATGAATTACCGGATAGTTCTGAAGGCGGGAGTCGTCGGAGCGAAGGTGAATGTGTACGAGGCCGTGGTGTGGGAGAAGGAGTGGGAGAAGTTCCGGAAGCTCATCTCCTTCGATCTACGTTGGACCCAAAATTAG